In Theileria equi strain WA chromosome 3, complete sequence, the genomic window GGACCCGAGATTCGTAGTGTGTGAGGGCTACACGTAATTGGGTCTCGAAAACATTGACGTGTGGCTCTTATTCGCACTAGTAGTATTTTTATACTGGTATATTAGAATAAAACCATTGGCAGAATGCTTTACACCAAGTTATTATTCCTTTTCTCTCTCGTGTGTGCCGCTATTTGCGCAGGTTGGTATTGTGTAACGAATTGACTACACATTTGTCAAACTTAACAATACATGATTTACAGATACACCCGCGGGAAAGGTTGCAAAAGTTGCACATGGAGCTGGTCCATTGGATGCTCCAGGTAGGTCTTTAAATCTATTTTAACGACTGCTTAGATATTGAGGAGCTGGTCGTGGTTCGTCAAAAGGACAAGTACGTTGCTCGTAGGTATGGGTCCTACGCAGCCACCAAACAGTCCCCTGTACTGAATGAGGGTAATGACGAGCTTTAGCCACCACATTTTTTTTGATTTTTTTGCAAGATGCTCGTTTGTCGTCCAGGATAAATCTTTAGTGGGAATACTTTTGTATAAATAGCAAAGTATAGACTACTAGAGATGGTGGATGACCCGGGGATCGTCAGGTCAATGTGCCCAAAGGATGTGAAGAGTATAGTTGCTATAGAACCTGATGAATTTACGCTTATATACCCTGAAAGAGTTTACGTTAACCACGCTAGGGTATTTCCAAAACTTTCACTGGTAGTTGAGACAAAGAACACAATTTCTGCGTTTATCATTGGTTTGTTATCATTGTTTGCGTACCATTTTAGTTTCTACCAATTCATTTACTTACACGCAACATATAGGTAGTACTTCTGTGTCGGATGACGCCTTCTATGGTCACATATCGTCTATATATGTGCTTGAAGAATACAGGAAACGTGGTTACGGGTCTAGATTGATTAACAAATTTGAGGAAGGCTGCAAGAAGGCAGGGTGTAGATACATTAATCTCTACGTCAACATTCGCAATATCGCAGCAGTGGACTTTTACAAGAATCGCAAGTATACAGTATATAGAACCATACCAAAGTATTACAATGACGCCGAAGATGCCTATGAAATGAGAAGAGATTTGTAGATTTAATGCTTGTACACCCCCATTGCCTTTGTGTACGCTTTTCTCtaacatttttattttttgcACATTATTTGCCACTTTTATGCATTCACCTTAGTGATTTGCGAATGTGAGATGTCGAATTTGCTGGACGTTAAGCGTTCTTCTGTCTCTCGTACCCTTAAGGAGTATGAAATTTACCTGAAGGAGTTTGAAGGTTTACAGTCAAAACTGGATACTTTGAAGGTGAATATCTCCGTGAATAGATGTATGGTTTAGGAAAGGGGAAACGATCACGAGACGAAAAAGACATTGGAGCTGTGCAATGAATCAGAAAGTGTTTTAAATGACACAAAAGGAAGGTTATTTAACTATGCAATAGATCTTGAAAGCTACATTAAAGAAGAGAGCGATGTGTTGGATTCCAAGGGCCTCGAGATGGCAAAAGAAAGTCTTTTAACTCTTTCCAAGAGGCATCCTCAAGTAGGATATACTTTTGGCTTGTAATTTTATTCTGTatttatttacaaatacGTTTTGATTAGTAAAGGGATCCGACCCTGGTGAAATCGTTCTTCCACGAGTTGAGGCCCAGGAGATCTTCTAACCAGCAAGTGTTTAGTAGTCCGGATActgaaaaatatatttttgtgGATTAAGGGAATACCATTGGAACGATAGTTAATTGGGATTCCTAAGAGGTGATATTTTCAGATGGACTAAACTTACTGGTTTCACATCTTGGCCCGGTGTAGTAATGTGTATCGGTTATAGTTGATGTACAGTCACATATTGCGTGGAGGTATCCGTTTTTATTGTCTAGGAGCCTACAGATTGAATTGTTTTTGCAGTATCTGAGCAACGGATGGTCCGGCTCGACTACAGCTGAGCATTCTGATAGACTGGATAAGTCATCTTGTAGAGTTAGAGCTTCTATGTCTGGATACTCTTCCTGTGCAAACACATTTGCCGAGCCTATAGCTTTTAGAATGATAAATTCTGTGTATTGGCGTTTTTGTGGAAATGTAGATACCTGTAATGAGAATAACGAGTGAGAACTTGCgatacattttaatgtgAGTGTTAACTCAAAGAATTTGATAATGTGTGCTTGCCATCAACCCCGCGATGTGACGCTGGGAGCAAGAGCAATTAGAGAGACTCGTGGATGAAGACAAGTACAGATAAAATTTAGTATTTACAACCGATTAGATCTCTAATGTTGCGTATGTTGTGCCTTAACATTGTAGGTCTTTCCAAGCTGAGACCCCAGGCAATGACTGTGACGTTTTCAGGAAGACCCATTGGCAGAAGCATTTCTGGCCTGAATATGCCACTATTTCCAACTTCTACCCATGTGTTTAGAGATGTGTGGAAGCCAAAGATCTCCATGGAAGGTTCGGTATATGGATTATAGGCTGGTTTGTAGCGCAAGTTTGTGATTCCAATTGACTTGTAAAACGTCTCCAAGACTCCCATCAAGTGACCCAAACCCAAGTCGTATCCCACTACCAATCCCTCGACCTAGAATGTTATAGGATATGAACATTACCTTACCTGATGGAATTCGGATAGATGAGTTGAGTCGCTAGCTTCGTTCCTAAAGACCTTATCAATAGCAAAGAAGCGACGAGGAACTATTGGATTGCCCTGTGTATGTTATATTTTCTATATACTAAATAAACCTTTTGATATTCATCTGCCATAGCTTTTAACACTCTGGCACTGCAGGGGGTAATGTGTGTTCTCAGAACCATTTTTAGGGCTTCATCCAGTTTCCTAAACTTTTTTAACAGTTTTCAAATAGACATACCAATCGTATCTCCATCCCGTACTGTTATAAATACTTCCATCACCGTGGGCTATTGAGACATTCTTGATGTAGTTTTCATCCATGAATTCGGGGTTTGCCAAAGATGGATGCTGCACAAAGATGTTTTTTGCGGAGAGTAATCTTACCTTTGTGAAAAATGTATCCTGAGTATCACGAGCAGGGTGTTGCTGTGGTATATACAGTGAATCAAAGCACCAAAAACTTGATTCTAGATATTTTGAGGTATCTAACTCCTGTAAAGAGATTAGACCTGAGAAGATATACTAACCTCAAATCCCATTGAAGTAAAAATGTATCTaaattcatccatactgtgAACAAGTGGGTGGAAATCTCCGTTGCTAACTCTTTTGCCGCTTGAAAAGAAGTTGtattttttaatttctGTAGAATGAATATTGTATTTGGTGCTTAAATACCTAGAGATTTCCAAAGGTCGTTTTCTAACAGTTCAGACGTTAAATCTGTGAATTGAGGAACGACTTGACTTTTATAGTTTTCTGTCTTCTTAACCATATAGGTCACAGTAACCTTGGACGAAATCAATTTGCGCTTTTTCAAATCTGCGAATTCATTGTTTAGTTCCTTCTCATTAGGAATGATCTCAGAAAGCTTCTCCATCAAGTTTTTCTCGGAGCTACCGTATTCTTTTACATGAAGAAGGATCTTTTGGGTTACGTCAAATTCCAGTTTTGTTTTGCCTAGAATGAGCCCCTTATCACTATCCATGGCCAACATCTGGGATTTTAGCGCTTTGCTTAGGCCaatctttccattttcaacTTGAGAAGACGCTTCAGTAGGTTTTATTCCCTAAATGGACATGTATAGTTGTGAATAGATGAAGGATATGAATCGTACCGGATTGCTGGCCACAACTTGCACCAGAAGATACTCTGGAGATCCGCTAGTAGCATATTTGAGACCTTCTTCAGATAAAGTATAGGAGTTTAGCTTGAGTTCTTCCAGAGTGACGAATCCCTTGACCATAAGACTCTTTACACCGCTAACAACTTTATCATGTTCAGTTTCGGCATCAATATCCAGTGTATTTACTACATCTGGCGTGCCATTATCGCACTTTTCATACGCCAAGTTGAGCTTGGATAACAAGACGTTCaattcctcttcctttgaAGCCATTTTGCAAGTACTTGTATTTACATAAATTTACAGCGACATTTTATATGGCTACTCTTACATATTGAATTTATTTGTGTCTGTTCTCCTTGAGAAAAGGTCAATTATTGTGTTTTGATAACCCTTTGTGCCTGCGATTGCCACAACACCATTATGTTGTGAAAGACTAGTTCTCTGGAGCTTATTAGCTACCCTTGTGTCACTTGATGGAACTTTTACCGTAGTTTGTACACTTTTTGGTGGTCTTCCTCTCTTTTTTTTCGCTGGATTAGCATTCGGTGTTCCAGTATCTGCTCTGCCTGGTGTGAAATTTGGGAACAATGAGGTCCTGAAGCAATTTGATTAAAGAATAGAATCTACCTTATATCAGGAGTGTTCATAGTCTTTGATTCCATATCTTTAGTGAGGGCTTTGTCCTGGATATCTCGcaccttttcttctggtgTTCCGTTTTGTACATCCTTAATATCGTCatacaaaaatttgttgCTAGGTTTAGATAACCCAGCTGAGGTGCGTTCCTCTTGCATTTTGGCCTGTATATCGCTATAATTACTATGTTTAAAACCCACAGCTACTGTTCGTTCTATAATTTCTTGGTATAAATCATCACTCAATTGTTCATTTACAGCTTCACGCATCTTCTCTTTCAGGTAGTTTTGCATATAAGCTACTCTGCTTCTTATATACTCATTGATCACTTGTGTTTCCTACGTATTAGTGTGTCTAGGCATTCGGACAAACCATTCCTAATGCATATTTGTTAACTGCTTCGTTGAGTTCGGATTCTAAAAGTAAGGATAATTGGCAGTTGTCTTGAATTGATGCTAGAACAATATCTTTGACAGTTTTACTATGTGTAATAGAAGCGGATGGGTCCAAAATTTCCTTCTTATTGCTACTCCAAAATCTTAGAATATCATTCGGATTTGCGACGGACCCTGGATTTGCATGTTTACGAATTAATTTTAGTACCTATGTATGCATTTCCGAAAATCCTGGGATTTATGGTTTGTGATACATCACTATGAACTTTGATCCTACAAAATATATGGAATAGCTTGATGACCTACCTCATTAGTGGGACGTcttttgcatttttgaTAGCACTCCTGAGTTTGAATACCTCATTTTTCGTACCAACAACGTTATGCAGTGCTGTGGAACAGAGTACAGTTTTTTTATCGTTTTGTACTTCAGCCAAAATTTTCGTTATAGACTACAGAGATTGACGATGGATGTATTAACATACCTGATGAAGTTTGTTCGATAGTTCTTCCGAAGTGTTTTCTTTTAGTTCTAGACAAGCTGTAGACATTTCCCTATATATAAGTTTCCTGACACATTGTAGTGTTATAGGATAAAACTTCACATCATCAAGGGTAATTTCAATAAAACAACAATGTTTTTGTGGTACCTCTGCGGGCACCAGAGACGTTTGTATAGTTGATCCCAATTGGAGAATTTGTGTAGTACCACCAAATGATTGAGGTAGTTTAAAGCAATCGTGTTCATGCCCCCAAATTACAAGATCCAACCAATCTGGTAGAAAAGATGGACTAATATAATCATTATGGTTATTTCCACGCCTAGGATGACGGTTTTGGTGGATAAGCAATATTTTATACCAATCATCTGGTTCCTCAGGTAAGATAAATTTcaccttttcatttttaaataacATGACTAATTTTTCGTCCTTAATCCAACCTATTCCATACAATGCAATTTTAATGTTATTCTTTTTAATCAATATTGGCTTTAGCTCAATATCGTTAAAATCATGTACCCTCCCGAAATATGTCACCTGAACATTTAAATTAATGGAAAAGAAAACGTACCAGTCCAGCAACATCCAAAAGGTCAATAGGAGATAGCGAATTTTGTTCGGTAGGGTTATCTGCGTGTATTTTATCGTTGAATGCTACATTTACTTACCATGGTTTCCATGGATAacaaagaatggaatgtGATTTGTTTTTTCATCTGAGACCTTAAACCCATCTAAAATACTGGATGTAGACAAAGTGCTTGGAACAATTGCAGAAGTATCTATTTCTAACCCTTTGTCATCATTAGGGGTACGTATGAGATATGAGCTAAGAAGGTCCATTGTTTTATACCTGCAGATTACAGTAAACATATTATAGTAACGTACATTGTACTTCTACTAGGCAGATTTTTGTCAAAAAGATCCCCTGAGTGCAGAACTAAATCCGCATTTAGATTTTTTGCCAAATATAGAATCTCTTCGAATACATTAATAGAATCATTTTGGCGGTACATATCCTCCTCTTTATATCCTAAATGGGTATCCGTAGCCACCAAGATCTTTAATACCGGATTCTCATCAACAACAGGTTTACTTATAGTTGTTTCAGTATCCGTCGTATCTTCTAGTGTTACATTGGTCTTTGTAGATTCCAAGGGTTTGGTTCCAAAGGACTCAGATAACCCAGTTGTAAAGCAAGTTTTAGAGTTGACATTTTCGTTAAACTCAAAGACTTCATGCGATTTTATTCTATCATGGAACGATTTTATGCTTATTCCAGATACTTCATCTCTTTCTGTGAATCTGGAGAGTGTGATGCTTCTTCCCCCTTTGACTCCTCCAAAACAGGAGCTTTCAACCTTCTCTATAATTGAACTTTTACTTTTATCGGGTGATACTAAAAGTTCGTTGTTTTTGAGTATATCGCGAGTTATAggcaaatgtgtaataCACCAACCTGATAGCGTTGATCCTCTAGAAACCAGCGATGGGCGATGTAGTATCAACTTTGATTTGTTAGTTGCAGAAGGACTTGCTAGAAATACATTTGGAGGGTCAGAAGACAGTGTATTACGTGTCGGTGTGGGTTTGGCTGGACTAGACAATGgctcttcatcatttttggCCATCATCTTGTTCCACACCGAACGAAATGATATCGGTTTAGGCACCATTTTGTCAAATAAGCATATCTTTAAAGCATCTTCGTAATGTTTCAACTGAACAAGCGTCTAGGAGCATGATGTAGGGAGCTTCGGAGTCTTCCACCTTTTCACGCCTCTGAACAACACGGCAAAAATAGATGTGGAATGTGAATaagtaaatgtgtatcGTGGATGTTGTAGCACATGAACAATGAACATGTCTGGAAGGAGAGGAAACATAGAGGTGTGTAAGAGATTTGGTCCGTGATTTTCGTAAAAATGAATATAATAAGAGTACAAAAGTAGGAAAGCTATTATTTTACTGGTATTCCGTCTTCGTAGATGAGATCTAGTACCTGCAGTCGTGAATGGAGATAACAACAGTTATGCAAGAGATATGACTTCGTATATGAGCACAATGGATTCTCTTATAGTATAATTTTGTCCTATTGAAGAACCATTTGCCAAATGTGCAAGGATAATATCTCCCTAGAGGGTCTGCAGACCCCCCATTACGTCTTCTGTTATTCGTCGACATTCGGATCACATTTTTCTACAAAACACCATTGTTTTGATATTTAGACTTTGTTCCTAATGCCAATGCATTTGGCACGACAGGTACACGCGGGGGTAAGGTTCTTATCTTTACATAACTCATTTGTGGCCTTTGGCTACGCGTTCAACGTTATCACAAGAAACGCTCCTCACCGTCCAGGGTTACATCCTAGCAATTGCTTTTCGACCAGTAGTTCACATAAAATGACCCTTGGGGACAAGATTGTGGTTAAGAATCCCATCGTGGAACTCGATGGTGATGAAATGACCCGTATCATGTGGAGTATGATCAAGGAAAAGTTGATTCTGCCTCACTTGGATGTTGATTTGAAGTATTTCGACTTGTCAATTCAATCTCGTGACGCTTCAGATGATAAAATCACCATTGAGGCTGCTGAAGCCATCAAAAAATATGGCGTCGGTGTAAAATGCGCTACTATTACCCCAGACGAAGCACGCCTCAAGGAATTTGGACTCAAACGCATGTACAGATCTCCAAATGGAACCATCAGAAACATTCTCGACGGAACTGTTTTCCGTGCTCCAATTCTGACTCAAAAAGTTCCCCTCCTTGTACCAGGATGGAAGAAACCAATCATCATAGGAAGGCACGCTTTTGGCGACCAGTACAACGCTCAAGACTTTGTAGTACCAGGTCCAGGTACTTTGGAAGTGGTTTACACACCAGCTAGTGGAGAGAAAAAGGTTGTAAAGGTCCATGACTTCAAGGGTCCAGGTGTTACTATTGGAATGTTTAATCTTGACTCTTCCATTTACGGATTCGCAAGGTCCTCATTTAATTATGCACTTGATTTGAAACTTCCTCTTTACTTTTCCACtaaaaatacaattttGAAGGCCTATGATGGTAGATTCAAGGATATATTCAGTGAAGTTTATGAAAAAGAATTTAGAGATAAATTTGAAGCTCTAGGTCTCACATATGAGCACAGACTTATAGATGATATGGTTGCATTGGCTCTAAAATCTGCTGGAGGCTTCGTATGGGCTTGCAAGAACTATGATGGTGATGTACAATCGGATATTGTTGCTCAAGCTTATGGTTCTCTCGGGTTAATGTCCTCTGTTTTGCTCTCCTCAGATGGTAAGACATTCTTGTCCGAAGCTGCCCACGGAACTGTTACTCGTCATTTTAGACAATACCAGAAAGGATTAAAGACATCCACTAACCCTGTGGCCACTATTGTTGCATGGGCCAAGGCCCTTGAACGTCGTGGTCTTTTGGATAACAACGCTGCCCTTGTCGAATTCAGCAAGAAATTGGAACAAGCTCCAGTCTCTGCAATTAACGAAGGGTTTGTTACAAAGGACCTTGCATTGGCTATTAATCCAAATGCAACTGATAAGGACTTTTTGACCACTGACTTGTTTATTGAAAAAGTTCATGAGTTCCTAGTAAAATAAGTTTTCTATTTTGAAATAGTTTACATGTATAGACATTTTGATTAAAAATTATTTCTTCCCATTGAGGAAATTTTGCTAGACCTTGGAGTAGTTATTGATGGtcttcattcttgtactcTTCGACAATCCTTTTCCATGATTCTGGTAGGAGCTCGAGTATATATTTGTAGTTTTCGAAGGAGGATATGGTGTCTATAATTCTCTGTATTTCCACAAGATCATAATCTGAATCCAAGCGTTCAAATGTATCAAGAATAGTTTTCAGGAAGTTTGAACGAGTAGAAGATTGATTGGCTTTAGGTAGCCATTTTTCGTTAGATTCCCATGTTACTTGTATGCTATCATTTGGTACTGGTATTGAACTAGATTCGAAGGTTTCACATTGCGATTTTAGTGGCAAAAGTTCCAAATACAAAGCCCCAGTTAAAAAGAATATAGAATCCTTTGTTGTCAATGTCTTTGCTTTGGGTAATAGACAGAGGGAGATCTTGATTGAGGAAGTTTTTAGACTTTGTATTGATGGGTAATCAGAATCTTTATAGTACTTTACAGTTTGTGCCAATCTACTAAATCCAGCTGCATCAAAAATTGGAATGTTCCTAATAACATGAGGCATTAGGTCATCCAAAAGTTTATCGAGGAGATCAAATCTTGCCAGAACCCATATAGTTCTGCTTAAATGCTTATGATATATATTTGCCGTTTTAAGGGGGTCTTTGAGATCATTTGATACAAGCTCAATGAATTTATCATGTCTAATTTTTAGACGACACAAACTGCATAAATTAGAGAGAGAATATAGCAGTGGTGTTTTGTCATACATGCGTATTATATGATGCATTAGGATGGCCACAATtggaaaatccaaaattgtaTTGTCACGCTCTGTCCGCTGAGCTAATACAGACaataaatgtgtaagttCTGAAGTGCCATATTTACTTAAATCTTCCTCTAGTTGTGGCAATATACGTTCTCCTCCAAACGTGACTAATCTGTCGACTAACCTACCTATTCGTTTGTCACGAATATTTCGCACTATGTAGCTCCATGGACGAAGTATTGATGTTTTGTAATCATTTATTCCCCAACTACATGTAAGTTGCTTAAAAGATTCCCCCTTTTCATTAATAGGTTGTGCAGTTCCTATAATACGCGATAGAGCTCTGCAAACTCCCAAGCGATTTAACGATGTCATAGAATTATAAAGGTGAGGGGTTTCCAATCTGGATATGATTTCATCA contains:
- a CDS encoding signal peptide-containing protein (encoded by transcript BEWA_006930A), which translates into the protein MLYTKLLFLFSLVCAAICADTPAGKVAKVAHGAGPLDAPDIEELVVVRQKDKYVARRYGSYAATKQSPVLNEGNDEL
- a CDS encoding N-acetyltransferase, putative (encoded by transcript BEWA_006940A) → MVDDPGIVRSMCPKDVKSIVAIEPDEFTLIYPERVYVNHARVFPKLSLVVETKNTISAFIIGSTSVSDDAFYGHISSIYVLEEYRKRGYGSRLINKFEEGCKKAGCRYINLYVNIRNIAAVDFYKNRKYTVYRTIPKYYNDAEDAYEMRRDL
- a CDS encoding hypothetical protein (encoded by transcript BEWA_006950A); amino-acid sequence: MSNLLDVKRSSVSRTLKEYEIYLKEFEGLQSKLDTLKERGNDHETKKTLELCNESESVLNDTKGRLFNYAIDLESYIKEESDVLDSKGLEMAKESLLTLSKRHPQVGYTFGL
- a CDS encoding phenylalanine-tRNA synthetase, putative (encoded by transcript BEWA_006960A), which encodes MASKEEELNVLLSKLNLAYEKCDNGTPDVVNTLDIDAETEHDKVVSGVKSLMVKGFVTLEELKLNSYTLSEEGLKYATSGSPEYLLVQVVASNPGIKPTEASSQVENGKIGLSKALKSQMLAMDSDKGLILGKTKLEFDVTQKILLHVKEYGSSEKNLMEKLSEIIPNEKELNNEFADLKKRKLISSKVTVTYMVKKTENYKSQVVPQFTDLTSELLENDLWKSLEIKKYNFFSSGKRVSNGDFHPLVHSMDEFRYIFTSMGFEELDTSKYLESSFWCFDSLYIPQQHPARDTQDTFFTKHPSLANPEFMDENYIKNVSIAHGDGSIYNSTGWRYDWKLDEALKMVLRTHITPCSARVLKAMADEYQKGNPIVPRRFFAIDKVFRNEASDSTHLSEFHQVEGLVVGYDLGLGHLMGVLETFYKSIGITNLRYKPAYNPYTEPSMEIFGFHTSLNTWVEVGNSGIFRPEMLLPMGLPENVTVIAWGLSLERPTMLRHNIRNIRDLIGCKY
- a CDS encoding DNA repair mre11 domain-containing protein (encoded by transcript BEWA_006970A); the protein is MVPKPISFRSVWNKMMAKNDEEPLSSPAKPTPTRNTLSSDPPNVFLASPSATNKSKLILHRPSLVSRGSTLSGWCITHLPITRDILKNNELLVSPDKSKSSIIEKVESSCFGGVKGGRSITLSRFTERDEVSGISIKSFHDRIKSHEVFEFNENVNSKTCFTTGLSESFGTKPLESTKTNVTLEDTTDTETTISKPVVDENPVLKILVATDTHLGYKEEDMYRQNDSINVFEEILYLAKNLNADLVLHSGDLFDKNLPSRSTMYKTMDLLSSYLIRTPNDDKGLEIDTSAIVPSTLSTSSILDGFKVSDEKTNHIPFFVIHGNHDNPTEQNSLSPIDLLDVAGLVTYFGRVHDFNDIELKPILIKKNNIKIALYGIGWIKDEKLVMLFKNEKVKFILPEEPDDWYKILLIHQNRHPRRGNNHNDYISPSFLPDWLDLVIWGHEHDCFKLPQSFGGTTQILQLGSTIQTSLVPAEVPQKHCCFIEITLDDVKFYPITLQCVRKLIYREMSTACLELKENTSEELSNKLHQSITKILAEVQNDKKTVLCSTALHNVVGTKNEVFKLRSAIKNAKDVPLMRIKVHSDVSQTINPRIFGNAYIGSVANPNDILRFWSSNKKEILDPSASITHSKTVKDIVLASIQDNCQLSLLLESELNEAVNKYALGMETQVINEYIRSRVAYMQNYLKEKMREAVNEQLSDDLYQEIIERTVAVGFKHSNYSDIQAKMQEERTSAGLSKPSNKFLYDDIKDVQNGTPEEKVRDIQDKALTKDMESKTMNTPDIRTSLFPNFTPGRADTGTPNANPAKKKRGRPPKSVQTTVKVPSSDTRVANKLQRTSLSQHNGVVAIAGTKGYQNTIIDLFSRRTDTNKFNM
- a CDS encoding isocitrate dehydrogenase, putative (encoded by transcript BEWA_006980A), which produces MPMHLARQVHAGVRFLSLHNSFVAFGYAFNVITRNAPHRPGLHPSNCFSTSSSHKMTLGDKIVVKNPIVELDGDEMTRIMWSMIKEKLILPHLDVDLKYFDLSIQSRDASDDKITIEAAEAIKKYGVGVKCATITPDEARLKEFGLKRMYRSPNGTIRNILDGTVFRAPILTQKVPLLVPGWKKPIIIGRHAFGDQYNAQDFVVPGPGTLEVVYTPASGEKKVVKVHDFKGPGVTIGMFNLDSSIYGFARSSFNYALDLKLPLYFSTKNTILKAYDGRFKDIFSEVYEKEFRDKFEALGLTYEHRLIDDMVALALKSAGGFVWACKNYDGDVQSDIVAQAYGSLGLMSSVLLSSDGKTFLSEAAHGTVTRHFRQYQKGLKTSTNPVATIVAWAKALERRGLLDNNAALVEFSKKLEQAPVSAINEGFVTKDLALAINPNATDKDFLTTDLFIEKVHEFLVK
- a CDS encoding hypothetical protein (encoded by transcript BEWA_006990A); the protein is MSNSQCLYRNLLCAFFNPKNVTDDLCLCFFRNTRLFSTHTKNSKDVEGKTAGGTLNVENECPINSGNNENKLVDGQKPTKVKENDSIKIGSKVDTDITEAANKSVVLRKPIPRNFIKETLLPHLEHNVAYNAGKFPPSVMLQIGIAYSKLPAFIRQRSIEDALVESFRYRMVDFGVSDCIQLLNTCLQLQGLRSVAVYDEIISRLETPHLYNSMTSLNRLGVCRALSRIIGTAQPINEKGESFKQLTCSWGINDYKTSILRPWSYIVRNIRDKRIGRLVDRLVTFGGERILPQLEEDLSKYGTSELTHLLSVLAQRTERDNTILDFPIVAILMHHIIRMYDKTPLLYSLSNLCSLCRLKIRHDKFIELVSNDLKDPLKTANIYHKHLSRTIWVLARFDLLDKLLDDLMPHVIRNIPIFDAAGFSRLAQTVKYYKDSDYPSIQSLKTSSIKISLCLLPKAKTLTTKDSIFFLTGALYLELLPLKSQCETFESSSIPVPNDSIQVTWESNEKWLPKANQSSTRSNFLKTILDTFERLDSDYDLVEIQRIIDTISSFENYKYILELLPESWKRIVEEYKNEDHQ